Proteins encoded by one window of Yersinia massiliensis:
- a CDS encoding MmcQ/YjbR family DNA-binding protein — protein MNNSALLEYCMSKPGAEQSDHEAWQVNQIKVADVMFAMMGETKGRPSISLKTSPELAESLREKHPDIVPSEHLNKAHWNTVFLDGELPNSQFYSLVDCSYQLVLQGLPEQRRQALAV, from the coding sequence ATGAATAATTCCGCACTATTGGAGTACTGCATGTCTAAGCCCGGCGCTGAGCAGAGCGATCATGAGGCATGGCAGGTCAATCAAATTAAAGTCGCAGACGTGATGTTCGCCATGATGGGGGAAACCAAGGGCCGACCGTCAATTTCATTAAAAACTAGCCCAGAACTGGCGGAGAGCTTACGGGAGAAACATCCGGATATCGTGCCGAGTGAACACTTGAATAAAGCGCACTGGAACACGGTGTTTCTGGATGGGGAGCTACCGAATTCGCAGTTTTATTCGTTAGTCGATTGCTCTTATCAGTTGGTGTTGCAGGGACTACCGGAACAGAGACGTCAAGCGTTAGCGGTTTGA
- the uvrA gene encoding excinuclease ABC subunit UvrA gives MDNIEVRGARTHNLKNINLIIPRDKLIVVTGLSGSGKSSLAFDTLYAEGQRRYVESLSAYARQFLSLMEKPDVDHIEGLSPAISIEQKSTSHNPRSTVGTITEIHDYLRLLFARVGEPRCPDHDVPLAAQTVSQMVDNVLSQPEGRRLMLLAPVVQDRKGEHTKMLENLAMQGYIRARIDGEVCDLSDPPKLELQKKHTIEVVIDRFKVRDDMAQRLAESFETALELSGGTAVVADMDDPQAEELLFSANFACPICGYSMSELEPRLFSFNNPAGACPTCDGLGVQQFFDPDRVLQNPELSLAGGAIRGWDRRNFYYFQMLRSLADHYKFDIEAPFDSLDATIQKAVLYGSGKDTIEFKYINDRGDTTVRRHPFEGVLHNMERRYKETESSAVREELAKFISNRSCASCSGTRLRREARYVFVQNTTLPEISELSIGHALSFFQDMKLSGQRAQIAEKILKEIGDRLKFLVNVGLNYLSLSRSAETLSGGEAQRIRLASQIGAGLVGVMYVLDEPSIGLHQRDNERLLETLIHLRNLGNTVIVVEHDEDAIRAADHVIDIGPGAGVHGGEVVAEGTVDDIMAAPNSLTGQFLSGKREIEIPAKRVAGDPSKVLKLIGASGNNLKDVTLTLPVGLFSCITGVSGSGKSTLINDTLYPIAQSRLNGATNNEPAPYREIQGLEHFDKVIDIDQSPIGRTPRSNPATYTGIFTPIRELFAGVPESRARGYTPGRFSFNVKGGRCEACQGDGVIKVEMHFLPDIYVPCDQCKGKRYNRETLEVKYKGKSIHEVLAMTIEEAREFFDAVPALARKLQTLMDVGLSYICLGQSATTLSGGEAQRVKLSRELSKRGTGQTLYILDEPTTGLHFADIQQLLAVLHQLRDQGNTIVVIEHNLDVIKTADWIVDLGPEGGSGGGEILVSGTPETVAQCAASHTARFLKPMLQPK, from the coding sequence ATGGATAATATCGAAGTTCGGGGCGCTCGCACCCATAATCTTAAGAATATCAACTTGATCATCCCGCGCGACAAACTGATTGTTGTCACCGGCCTATCGGGTTCAGGCAAGTCCTCGTTGGCTTTTGATACCCTGTATGCCGAGGGGCAACGCCGTTATGTTGAGTCTCTCTCTGCCTATGCGCGCCAATTTCTATCGCTGATGGAAAAACCGGATGTCGACCATATTGAAGGTCTGTCACCGGCCATTTCCATTGAGCAAAAATCGACATCCCATAACCCGCGTTCCACCGTGGGGACCATCACCGAAATTCATGACTATCTACGTTTGCTGTTCGCCCGCGTCGGTGAACCACGTTGCCCTGATCACGATGTCCCGTTGGCGGCACAAACCGTCAGTCAGATGGTCGATAATGTTTTAAGTCAGCCTGAAGGCCGCCGCCTGATGCTACTCGCGCCCGTGGTACAAGATCGCAAAGGCGAACATACCAAAATGCTGGAAAATCTGGCGATGCAGGGCTATATCCGAGCACGAATCGACGGCGAGGTTTGCGATCTGTCAGACCCACCCAAGTTAGAGCTGCAAAAGAAACATACCATCGAAGTGGTTATCGACCGCTTTAAAGTACGTGACGATATGGCGCAGCGTCTTGCTGAATCATTTGAAACGGCACTCGAGCTATCTGGCGGCACGGCTGTCGTCGCCGATATGGACGATCCTCAGGCTGAAGAATTGTTATTCTCCGCCAACTTTGCCTGCCCAATTTGCGGCTATAGCATGAGCGAGTTGGAACCGCGCCTGTTCTCCTTCAACAACCCCGCAGGTGCCTGCCCGACTTGTGATGGCCTCGGCGTACAACAGTTCTTTGACCCTGATCGCGTACTGCAAAATCCTGAGTTATCGCTGGCCGGTGGCGCGATTCGCGGCTGGGATCGCCGTAACTTTTATTATTTCCAGATGCTACGCTCACTGGCGGATCATTATAAGTTTGATATCGAAGCCCCCTTTGACTCACTAGACGCCACGATACAAAAAGCCGTGTTGTACGGCTCCGGCAAAGATACCATTGAGTTCAAATACATTAACGATCGGGGTGATACCACCGTCCGCCGTCATCCTTTTGAAGGGGTGCTGCACAATATGGAACGCCGTTATAAAGAGACGGAATCCAGTGCAGTGCGCGAAGAGTTGGCAAAATTTATCAGTAATCGTTCCTGTGCTTCATGCAGCGGTACGCGTCTGCGCAGAGAAGCACGTTACGTCTTCGTACAAAACACCACGTTGCCCGAGATTTCCGAACTGAGTATCGGCCATGCATTGAGTTTCTTCCAAGACATGAAACTGAGTGGCCAACGAGCGCAGATTGCCGAGAAAATCCTGAAAGAAATTGGTGACCGCCTCAAATTCTTGGTCAACGTCGGGCTGAATTATCTGTCATTGTCACGCTCGGCCGAAACCCTGTCAGGGGGTGAAGCACAGCGCATCCGCTTAGCGAGCCAGATTGGCGCAGGTTTGGTTGGCGTCATGTATGTGCTGGATGAGCCATCCATTGGCTTGCACCAGCGTGATAACGAGCGTTTGTTGGAAACACTGATTCACCTGCGTAATCTGGGTAATACCGTCATTGTGGTAGAGCATGATGAAGATGCGATCCGCGCCGCAGACCATGTGATAGATATTGGCCCAGGAGCCGGTGTACACGGTGGTGAAGTGGTCGCAGAAGGCACCGTAGATGACATCATGGCTGCGCCAAACTCTTTGACCGGTCAATTCTTGAGTGGCAAGCGAGAAATCGAGATCCCAGCTAAACGCGTTGCCGGTGATCCCAGTAAAGTATTAAAACTGATTGGGGCGAGCGGCAACAACCTGAAAGATGTCACCCTTACCCTGCCGGTTGGGCTATTTAGCTGTATTACCGGTGTTTCTGGTTCAGGTAAGTCGACGTTGATCAACGATACACTCTACCCCATCGCGCAGAGCCGATTAAATGGTGCAACCAACAATGAGCCAGCACCTTACCGCGAAATCCAAGGGTTGGAGCATTTCGATAAAGTTATCGATATCGACCAAAGCCCAATTGGCCGTACTCCGCGCTCAAACCCTGCGACCTATACCGGTATCTTTACGCCTATCCGGGAATTATTCGCCGGTGTACCTGAATCACGCGCTCGCGGTTACACACCGGGCCGTTTCAGCTTTAACGTCAAAGGGGGTCGCTGCGAGGCTTGTCAGGGTGATGGGGTGATTAAAGTCGAAATGCACTTCCTACCCGATATCTATGTGCCTTGTGACCAGTGTAAAGGGAAGCGTTATAACCGTGAAACGCTGGAAGTGAAGTACAAAGGTAAGAGCATTCACGAAGTCTTGGCAATGACTATCGAAGAGGCGCGTGAGTTCTTTGACGCCGTGCCAGCACTGGCACGTAAGCTGCAAACGTTGATGGATGTTGGTTTGTCATATATTTGTCTGGGGCAATCGGCGACCACTTTGTCTGGTGGGGAAGCCCAGCGGGTTAAATTATCGCGTGAACTGTCAAAACGCGGCACCGGTCAGACCTTATATATTCTGGATGAACCGACGACTGGCCTGCATTTTGCTGATATCCAGCAACTCCTGGCGGTGCTGCATCAGTTACGGGATCAGGGCAATACCATTGTGGTCATTGAGCATAATCTGGATGTGATTAAGACAGCAGATTGGATTGTCGATTTAGGGCCAGAAGGTGGCAGTGGTGGTGGCGAGATTTTAGTCTCAGGCACGCCAGAAACCGTCGCACAATGCGCCGCATCCCATACGGCTCGTTTCCTCAAGCCGATGCTACAACCGAAGTAA
- the ssb1 gene encoding single-stranded DNA-binding protein SSB1: protein MASRGVNKVILVGNLGQDPEVRYMPNGGAVANITLATSESWRDKATGEQKEKTEWHRVVLFGKLAEVAGEYLRKGSQVYIEGALQTRKWQDQSGQERYTTEVVVNVGGTMQMLGGRQGGGAPAGGSQQDGGAQGGWGQPQQPQGGNQFSGGQTSRPAQSAPAAQPQGGNEPPMDFDDDIPF, encoded by the coding sequence ATGGCCAGCAGAGGCGTAAACAAAGTGATTTTGGTCGGGAATTTGGGCCAAGACCCGGAAGTCCGCTACATGCCTAACGGCGGGGCTGTTGCCAATATCACCCTGGCCACTTCCGAAAGCTGGCGTGATAAAGCAACCGGCGAGCAAAAAGAGAAAACGGAATGGCACCGTGTCGTGCTGTTCGGCAAGCTGGCTGAAGTCGCGGGTGAATATCTGCGTAAAGGCTCTCAGGTCTATATCGAAGGCGCATTGCAAACCCGCAAATGGCAGGACCAAAGTGGTCAAGAGCGCTACACCACTGAAGTTGTGGTTAACGTTGGCGGTACTATGCAAATGTTGGGTGGTCGTCAAGGCGGTGGCGCACCAGCAGGTGGTTCACAGCAAGATGGCGGCGCGCAAGGCGGTTGGGGTCAGCCTCAGCAACCACAAGGTGGTAATCAGTTCAGCGGCGGTCAAACTTCACGCCCTGCTCAGTCTGCCCCAGCAGCTCAGCCACAAGGCGGCAATGAGCCTCCAATGGATTTTGACGACGATATTCCGTTCTAA
- a CDS encoding surface-adhesin E family protein encodes MKPLLMIIAIALVTGCAPQTQKVENKPPHMAKLVDNKELTTYLSFESLSLYNGNPHLRQFYLINNYKQPSVISKDKGITIRSSHAINVVNCERLERAVFDRVYFSETFGKGKVIAKRESIGQWESFPENSIAGIIREMVCKIPAEKLKSLSLKNDQQPLID; translated from the coding sequence ATGAAACCTCTACTGATGATTATCGCAATAGCGCTGGTCACTGGCTGTGCGCCGCAGACACAAAAAGTAGAGAACAAACCGCCTCATATGGCCAAATTGGTTGATAATAAAGAACTGACGACTTATCTATCATTTGAAAGCCTGTCCCTCTATAACGGCAATCCCCACCTGCGCCAATTTTACTTAATTAATAACTATAAGCAGCCGAGTGTTATCTCCAAGGATAAAGGGATTACTATACGTAGCTCGCATGCCATTAATGTCGTCAATTGTGAGCGGTTAGAAAGAGCGGTATTCGACAGAGTTTATTTTTCTGAGACTTTCGGTAAAGGGAAAGTCATCGCTAAGCGTGAGAGTATTGGGCAATGGGAAAGTTTCCCTGAGAACTCGATCGCCGGAATTATTCGCGAAATGGTCTGTAAAATTCCGGCCGAAAAATTAAAAAGCCTATCGTTGAAAAATGACCAACAACCGTTGATTGATTGA
- a CDS encoding glutathione S-transferase family protein yields the protein MVIVHHLNNSRSQRILWMLEELQVPYELKRYQRDAGSLLAPPELKKVHPLGKSPVITDGDLTLAESGAILEYLQEAYDAQGLFKPTGHYDRQQFRYWMHYAEGSLMPLLVMKLIFSRLGGPPVPWIIRPVAKALGDGVQKNYLNKQIATHRDYLEQHLTQHKWFAGSDFSAADIQMSFPIEAINSRGGLEGFPKLQNFLAQIHERPAYKQAIEKGGAYTLER from the coding sequence ATGGTCATTGTTCACCATTTAAATAATTCACGTTCACAGCGTATTTTGTGGATGTTGGAGGAGTTACAAGTCCCCTATGAATTAAAGCGCTATCAGCGCGATGCCGGCAGTTTGTTGGCCCCGCCTGAATTGAAAAAAGTGCACCCGCTGGGTAAATCACCGGTGATCACCGATGGCGATCTGACGTTAGCGGAATCGGGGGCAATCCTCGAATATTTGCAAGAAGCTTATGATGCTCAGGGGCTGTTTAAGCCTACAGGTCATTATGATCGGCAGCAGTTTCGCTACTGGATGCACTACGCCGAAGGTTCTTTGATGCCTCTATTGGTGATGAAACTTATCTTTAGTCGATTAGGTGGGCCACCCGTACCCTGGATTATTCGCCCGGTCGCCAAAGCGCTGGGTGATGGGGTGCAGAAAAATTACCTGAATAAGCAAATTGCCACACATCGCGATTATTTGGAGCAGCATCTCACTCAACATAAGTGGTTTGCTGGCAGTGATTTCAGTGCAGCAGATATCCAAATGAGTTTCCCTATCGAAGCCATCAACAGCCGTGGCGGCCTTGAGGGTTTCCCCAAACTGCAAAATTTCTTAGCGCAAATTCATGAACGCCCTGCTTATAAACAGGCAATTGAGAAGGGCGGTGCCTACACTTTGGAACGCTGA
- a CDS encoding NCS2 family permease, producing the protein MSSTNPQANSAAKPKGSLDAFFKMSERGSNVRQEVLAGLTTFLAMVYSVIVVPSMLGKAGFPPTAVFVATCLVAGLGSLLMGLWANLPMAIGCAISLTAFTAFSLVLGQQISIPVALGAVFLMGVLFTIISVTGIRSWILRNLPMGVAHGTGIGIGLFLLLIAANGVGLVIKNPIEGLPVALGAFTSFPVIMTLLGLAVIFGLEKLRVPGGILLVIIGISVIALIFDPSVTYQGLFAMPSLADANGNSLIFSLDIMGALKPVVLPSVLALVMTAVFDATGTIRAVAGQANLLDKDGQIISGGKALTSDSVSSIFAGLVGAAPAAVYIESAAGTAAGGKTGLTATVVGVLFLLMLFLSPLSYLVPAYATAPALMYVGLLMLSNVSKLDFDDFVDAMSGLLCAVFIVLTCNIVTGIMLGFSSLVIGRICSGEWRKLNLGTVIIAVALVVFYAGGWAI; encoded by the coding sequence ATGTCTAGCACCAATCCTCAAGCGAACTCGGCAGCAAAGCCAAAAGGTTCACTTGATGCATTTTTCAAGATGAGTGAACGTGGCAGTAATGTACGCCAGGAAGTGCTGGCCGGTCTGACGACCTTTTTGGCCATGGTCTACTCGGTTATCGTGGTGCCGAGCATGTTGGGCAAAGCTGGTTTCCCGCCAACAGCCGTATTTGTGGCGACCTGCTTGGTTGCAGGCTTAGGTTCTCTGCTGATGGGGTTGTGGGCCAACTTACCGATGGCTATTGGTTGCGCCATCTCATTGACCGCGTTTACCGCATTCAGCTTGGTGTTGGGCCAACAAATTAGTATTCCTGTGGCATTGGGCGCGGTATTCCTGATGGGGGTACTGTTCACCATTATCTCCGTCACCGGTATCCGTTCGTGGATATTACGTAACTTGCCTATGGGCGTGGCGCATGGCACCGGTATCGGTATCGGCCTGTTCTTACTGCTGATTGCAGCCAACGGTGTCGGTCTGGTCATCAAAAACCCTATCGAAGGTTTGCCAGTGGCGCTGGGCGCATTTACCTCTTTCCCAGTGATCATGACGTTATTGGGTCTGGCGGTGATTTTCGGTTTAGAAAAACTGCGAGTGCCGGGCGGCATTTTGCTGGTGATTATCGGTATTTCGGTTATTGCTCTGATCTTTGACCCAAGTGTGACGTATCAAGGGTTGTTTGCGATGCCAAGCTTGGCGGATGCTAACGGCAATTCTTTGATTTTCAGTCTCGACATTATGGGCGCGTTGAAACCTGTGGTATTGCCAAGTGTCTTGGCCTTGGTGATGACGGCGGTGTTTGATGCAACGGGTACGATTCGTGCGGTTGCGGGTCAAGCTAACTTGCTGGACAAAGACGGCCAGATTATCAGTGGCGGTAAAGCACTGACCTCTGACTCCGTCAGCAGCATCTTTGCTGGCTTAGTGGGCGCAGCGCCAGCGGCGGTTTATATCGAATCCGCAGCAGGTACGGCGGCAGGTGGTAAAACGGGCCTGACAGCGACCGTGGTCGGTGTGCTGTTCCTGCTGATGCTGTTCCTCTCACCGCTGTCCTATTTAGTGCCAGCCTATGCCACTGCACCGGCGTTGATGTATGTGGGCTTGCTGATGCTGAGTAACGTGTCCAAGCTGGATTTCGACGACTTTGTAGATGCGATGTCGGGCCTGCTGTGCGCCGTGTTTATCGTACTGACCTGCAATATCGTGACGGGTATCATGCTGGGCTTCAGTTCATTGGTGATTGGTCGTATCTGTTCCGGCGAATGGCGTAAACTGAACTTGGGTACCGTCATTATTGCCGTGGCACTGGTGGTATTCTATGCCGGTGGCTGGGCAATTTAA
- a CDS encoding Na+/H+ antiporter translates to MEIFFTILILILVVSLSGVVTRMLPFQVPLPLMQIVCGALLAWPHFGLHVDFDPELFLVLFIPPLLFADGWKTPTREFIHHGREILALALALVLVTVVGIGYLIHWMVPGIPLVAAFALAAVLSPTDAVALSGIVGKGRIPKSIMGVLEGEALMNDASGLVALKFAIAVAMGTMVFTVSGATLEFLKVAIGGLLAGVAVTWLYSKSLRLMSRWSGDDPATQIVLLLLLPFASYLIAEHIGVSGILAAVAAGMTISQSGVIRNAPLTMRLRADSVWSMLEFVFNGMVFILLGLQLPGILETSIVQAELDPTIQTWNLFADVAIIYGALLVLRFGWLWSMKRISKRFLGKRPLEFNKYTTRELWVASFAGVRGAITLAGVLSIPLFLSDGSAFPSRYQLVFIATGVILLSVIVGVIALPPLLRGVVMADKSVSREEVRFARAAAAEVAIVSLNKMEERLAANSEENIDPELLKEVSSRVIGNLRRRTGSKDEIENTLFVENLERRFRLTALRAERGELYHLRATQKISNETLQKLLHDLDLLEALLIEKEG, encoded by the coding sequence ATGGAAATCTTTTTTACAATCCTCATTCTGATTTTGGTGGTATCGCTCTCCGGCGTTGTCACCCGAATGTTACCGTTCCAAGTCCCACTCCCTCTGATGCAAATTGTCTGTGGTGCCTTATTGGCTTGGCCTCACTTTGGTTTGCATGTCGATTTTGACCCCGAGTTATTCTTGGTGCTGTTTATTCCGCCACTGCTTTTTGCCGATGGCTGGAAAACACCGACGCGTGAATTTATTCATCATGGGCGAGAAATATTAGCACTGGCACTCGCGTTGGTACTGGTCACTGTGGTGGGGATTGGTTATCTGATCCACTGGATGGTGCCGGGGATCCCACTGGTGGCGGCCTTTGCACTGGCGGCGGTATTGTCGCCAACCGATGCGGTGGCGTTGTCCGGCATTGTGGGTAAAGGGCGTATACCGAAATCGATTATGGGCGTACTGGAAGGGGAGGCATTGATGAATGACGCCTCCGGTCTGGTGGCGCTGAAGTTTGCCATTGCGGTTGCCATGGGCACCATGGTGTTTACCGTGTCCGGCGCAACATTGGAATTCCTGAAAGTCGCTATTGGTGGCTTGTTGGCCGGTGTTGCGGTCACCTGGCTATACAGTAAATCGCTGCGTTTGATGAGCCGCTGGAGTGGCGATGATCCGGCAACGCAAATTGTCTTGCTGCTGCTATTACCGTTCGCTTCTTACTTGATTGCCGAGCATATCGGTGTCTCCGGTATCCTAGCTGCTGTGGCGGCGGGGATGACCATCAGCCAGTCCGGCGTGATTCGTAACGCCCCACTGACAATGCGGTTACGTGCTGATAGCGTCTGGTCGATGCTGGAATTTGTGTTTAACGGCATGGTGTTCATTCTGTTGGGTCTGCAATTGCCGGGGATTCTGGAAACCTCGATTGTGCAGGCAGAGCTTGATCCGACTATCCAAACGTGGAATCTGTTTGCTGACGTTGCCATCATTTATGGGGCATTGCTGGTGCTGCGATTCGGCTGGTTATGGTCGATGAAAAGAATCAGTAAGCGTTTTCTGGGCAAGCGACCACTCGAATTTAACAAATACACCACGCGCGAGTTGTGGGTTGCGTCATTTGCTGGGGTGCGTGGGGCGATTACGCTAGCGGGTGTGCTGTCGATTCCGTTATTCCTGAGCGATGGTTCAGCTTTCCCCTCCCGTTATCAATTAGTGTTTATCGCCACCGGCGTCATTTTGTTATCGGTCATTGTTGGGGTGATTGCCTTGCCACCATTACTGCGTGGCGTGGTCATGGCCGATAAGAGTGTTAGCCGTGAAGAGGTTCGTTTTGCGCGGGCGGCCGCGGCGGAAGTGGCCATTGTCAGCTTAAATAAAATGGAAGAGCGGTTGGCGGCCAACAGTGAGGAAAACATTGATCCAGAATTGCTCAAAGAGGTCAGTTCACGGGTGATCGGTAATCTGCGGCGGCGCACGGGCAGTAAGGATGAAATCGAGAACACCTTATTTGTCGAAAATCTGGAGCGGCGTTTCCGCTTAACAGCATTACGGGCAGAACGTGGTGAGCTGTATCACCTGCGCGCCACGCAGAAAATCAGTAACGAAACCCTGCAAAAGCTGCTGCACGATTTAGACTTGTTGGAAGCGCTGTTGATCGAGAAAGAAGGTTAA
- a CDS encoding LysR family transcriptional regulator, whose amino-acid sequence MDIRTLRYFVEVVRQQSFTRAAEKLFVTQPTISKMLRNLEEELECSLLIREGRRLHLTDSGEAVYQRGLAILDQFQQLEAELEDIGSLKKGKLRLGIPPMVGTQMAVLISQFRQRYPGVELQISEFGGLTVQQAVLSGELDLALTALPAGVDLPLTTLPLFSHPLCVVVPRTAFWLNRTSISIPELADQSILIYNEDFALYRQLMDAFTAAGFTPKIAVRSGQWDFLAAMVQANIGIAILPEPICQRLDKKALLWLPLTPLMPWQLGLIWRQGSYLSHSAQAWISRCREFWPNGSLVDVGGSRSKSGD is encoded by the coding sequence CTTTTTGTCACCCAGCCCACTATCAGCAAAATGCTGCGTAATCTGGAAGAAGAACTTGAGTGCAGCTTGTTGATTCGCGAGGGCCGTCGTTTACATCTGACCGACAGTGGGGAGGCAGTTTATCAACGGGGATTAGCGATCCTCGACCAATTTCAGCAGTTGGAAGCCGAGCTAGAAGATATTGGTTCGTTAAAAAAGGGCAAGTTGCGTTTAGGCATTCCGCCCATGGTTGGCACACAAATGGCCGTCCTCATCAGTCAATTTCGTCAGCGTTATCCCGGCGTGGAACTGCAAATTTCAGAATTTGGTGGCTTAACGGTGCAACAAGCGGTGTTGTCCGGCGAATTGGATTTAGCCCTAACGGCCTTACCCGCCGGTGTAGATTTACCGCTGACCACATTGCCCCTGTTCAGCCATCCACTTTGTGTGGTGGTGCCACGCACGGCATTTTGGCTCAACCGTACCTCCATCAGTATTCCCGAATTAGCCGATCAATCGATTCTGATTTATAACGAGGATTTCGCGCTCTATCGCCAGTTAATGGATGCTTTCACGGCCGCTGGGTTTACGCCCAAAATCGCCGTTCGCAGCGGTCAGTGGGACTTTTTGGCTGCCATGGTACAAGCCAATATTGGGATCGCTATTTTGCCGGAACCCATTTGCCAGCGGCTGGATAAGAAGGCATTGCTATGGCTGCCCTTAACACCGCTGATGCCATGGCAGTTGGGATTGATTTGGCGACAAGGCAGCTATCTCTCTCACAGCGCACAAGCGTGGATCAGCCGATGCCGTGAATTTTGGCCTAATGGTTCATTGGTGGATGTAGGGGGAAGTAGAAGTAAATCCGGCGACTGA